The following is a genomic window from Synechococcus sp. JA-2-3B'a(2-13).
AACGAGTCGTTTTGTACGCCCGAGTCAGCAGTCGAGGGCAGAAACCAGACTTGGAGAGACAGATTGCAAGACTGGTTAACCTCTATCCTGGAGCCGAAGTGGTCGGAGAGGTTGGCGGCGGTCTCGACTTCAAAAGACCAAAGTTCCTTGCCTTATTGGAACGAGTTCGTGCGGGAGATGTCGGAACAATTGTGGTCGCTCATCGGGATCGACTCTGCCGGTTTGGATTTGAGTTCGTTGAGTGGTACTGCCGTCAATACGGCTGCGAAATCTTGGTTCTCGATGACGACCACCTTTCTCCCCAACAGGAACTGGTTGAGGATATCCTCACCATCCTGCACTGCTTCAGCAGTCGGCTCTACGGACTCAGAAAATACCGGGCTGCAATCGAGAAAGATACGGATTTATCCGGAGCCAGCGCTGGCTAAGGTTTGGAAGCGTTGGCAAGCGGCGTGCCGGTACTGCTACAACCAAGCGATTGCCTATCAGCGTCAGCATGGTGTTCCAAGAACGGCCAGAAAGCTGCGGGACATCATCCTGCGCTCCGACCTGCCCCAGTGGGTAAAGGACGCCCCCTGCCACATCAAGCAGAACGCGGTCGTCGAGGCGTGGTTGGCGTTTCGCCGAAGCAAAGACGCGAGGTTTCGCAGTGTGCGGGACAGGTCGCATACGCTGCAATTCAACGCCGGCAACTTTCGCAATGGGACGTGGTATCCGAAACTCACCCGAGGTTTGGCGTTCCGTGCATCCGAGGAGATGCCCAGAGAATGGGCACGTGGAACTGAGCTAATGCGGGTGAAAGACAGATGGTATGCCATCTTTCCTGAGCCCGTGAACGAGCAGTGTTCGTTAGCAAAGGGGGTGGTTGCGCTTGACCCTGGGGTAAGAAGCTTCCTTACAGGGTTTGATGGGGCAGGTTTTGTAAATATTGCCAAGGGGGACTTTGGTAGAATCGCTCGGCTGTGCTACCACCTAGACGATCTGCAATCTAGGCTGAGCAAAGCACCGAGACTCAAACGTAGGCGAATGCGGCAAGCGGCGTTTCGTCTGCGGGAGAGAATCAGGAACTTGGTGGACGAGTGCCATCGCAAGGTAGCGGCGTTCCTAACGGATAACTACCGATTGATATTCCTCCCCACTTTCGAGTCAGCCAAGATGGTTGCCAAGGCAGGGAGGAAGTTTGGTAGCAAGACAGCAAGGGCGATGCTCACCTGGGCGCACTATCGGTTCCAGCAGTTCCTGAAGTTTCAAGCCAAAAAGAAAAACGTGGTCGTCGTGGAAGTATCGGAAGCGTACACCAGCAAAACCTGTACCAAGTGCGGGCACATCCACACCAAGTTGGGTGGCGCAAAGGTGTTTAGATGCCCAAAGTGCAGCCATAGGCTACCACGAGATTGGCAAGGCGCTCTGGGTGTTATGCTCAGAGCTTTGCGGGATACCGCCTTTCTGTTCGGAAATGGACAGAATGCTATCGCTTCACCGTTGAGCAGTAATGCTCAGCAGTGTTCAGCGTAAATGTATCAGTTTAAGTTGAATCTGGAACCTGAAAGTTTGATGGGGATGGTGGCAAGGCTATGCAACCCAAAAGCGTTTTCTGGAAGCGGCGGCAGGTGTTGGCTGGTCTGGGATCCCTGGGGGCTTGGGCGTTGAGTCAAGGCTCTCCGTTTGCCCAGAACACCTCCCAGAACATGGTGGATCTGGGATCCTTGAGCTGGGCGGATATTCTGGAGCGGGCGCGGGGCAGCTCTGTCAACTGGGCCATGTGGAGCGGCAGCGAGGCCATCAATGGCTTCGTGGATGGCTGGGTGAGAAGCCAGTTGCAGGAGCGTTATGGCATTCGCTTGAACCGGATCCCGCTCACGGATACCGTTGAAGCAGT
Proteins encoded in this region:
- a CDS encoding RNA-guided endonuclease InsQ/TnpB family protein, with the protein product MRISSPSCTASAVGSTDSENTGLQSRKIRIYPEPALAKVWKRWQAACRYCYNQAIAYQRQHGVPRTARKLRDIILRSDLPQWVKDAPCHIKQNAVVEAWLAFRRSKDARFRSVRDRSHTLQFNAGNFRNGTWYPKLTRGLAFRASEEMPREWARGTELMRVKDRWYAIFPEPVNEQCSLAKGVVALDPGVRSFLTGFDGAGFVNIAKGDFGRIARLCYHLDDLQSRLSKAPRLKRRRMRQAAFRLRERIRNLVDECHRKVAAFLTDNYRLIFLPTFESAKMVAKAGRKFGSKTARAMLTWAHYRFQQFLKFQAKKKNVVVVEVSEAYTSKTCTKCGHIHTKLGGAKVFRCPKCSHRLPRDWQGALGVMLRALRDTAFLFGNGQNAIASPLSSNAQQCSA
- a CDS encoding IS607 family transposase, with the protein product MARYVKPREAADYFGVCLHTLRRWEQKGWIKAIRTPSGRARRYDLDSYIKTPRKVKRVVLYARVSSRGQKPDLERQIARLVNLYPGAEVVGEVGGGLDFKRPKFLALLERVRAGDVGTIVVAHRDRLCRFGFEFVEWYCRQYGCEILVLDDDHLSPQQELVEDILTILHCFSSRLYGLRKYRAAIEKDTDLSGASAG